A stretch of Clostridium formicaceticum DNA encodes these proteins:
- a CDS encoding energy-coupling factor ABC transporter permease, with amino-acid sequence MSHIHMPDGIISAPWWVSGYFLTLMTMLWILKSMDKEEVRKKIPFTGIAAAIMLLGMSVPLVIVPVHLSLAVLTGILIGPKLGFLAVFVVNIILAFFGHGGITIVGLNTLIIGSEVFIGFYLFKYFTQRLHKVMGTVIATVIALLVSTTLMVGVVGMTAGLTEALPHHHGEEHHQEEHYVEEEYDEHHHGELQEEVTKIKYLVFTGWRAVFLILSAGILLESLGTALIIRYFLKVRPDLILPPQDIDI; translated from the coding sequence ATGAGTCATATTCATATGCCAGATGGAATTATTTCAGCCCCTTGGTGGGTATCGGGCTATTTTTTAACCTTGATGACCATGCTCTGGATTTTGAAGAGTATGGATAAGGAAGAAGTCAGAAAAAAAATTCCCTTTACCGGTATAGCTGCAGCGATTATGCTGCTGGGCATGTCAGTGCCTTTGGTGATCGTGCCAGTACATTTAAGTCTTGCGGTGTTGACAGGAATTTTGATAGGACCTAAGCTAGGCTTTCTCGCAGTATTTGTTGTGAATATCATATTAGCCTTTTTTGGTCATGGAGGGATAACCATTGTTGGTTTAAATACCTTAATCATTGGCTCGGAAGTATTTATAGGATTTTATTTGTTTAAATACTTTACCCAGAGATTACATAAGGTGATGGGAACAGTGATCGCTACCGTCATAGCTCTGTTGGTTTCTACTACTTTAATGGTAGGGGTAGTGGGCATGACAGCAGGTTTAACAGAAGCCCTGCCCCACCACCATGGAGAAGAGCATCATCAAGAGGAGCACTATGTAGAAGAAGAGTATGATGAGCACCATCATGGAGAACTTCAGGAGGAAGTGACAAAGATAAAATATTTAGTTTTTACAGGATGGCGAGCTGTTTTTCTTATTTTATCAGCAGGCATACTTTTAGAATCATTAGGAACAGCGCTTATCATAAGATACTTCTTAAAGGTTAGACCAGATCTTATTCTGCCGCCACAAGACATAGACATATAA
- a CDS encoding energy-coupling factor transporter transmembrane component T family protein produces MHLADIDQISNNGDSLLHRAGTVSKIALTFFLLSSFIISNDFVRLGCLMVILFLLFILGRIPLKQVMHLAIYPAFFSTIFAFISAQQSWKLGVIVIMKAVGSAFTMLLLITTTPYIDIFAFLSLFMSSLLVDIFMFTYRSFFILIHKIQNSMKSIRLRGGYRPFNLWMNLKSAAGILGVLVIHSFEMSERMYKIYALRGYKGGIPLNTEIFPLKAIDVGIIIFGIVILVGTVIPWKI; encoded by the coding sequence ATGCATCTAGCTGACATTGATCAAATATCTAATAATGGAGATAGTCTTCTGCATCGAGCAGGAACTGTATCCAAAATTGCTTTAACCTTCTTCTTGTTATCCAGCTTTATCATTTCTAATGATTTTGTGAGATTAGGATGCCTTATGGTCATCCTTTTTCTCCTCTTTATTTTGGGGCGTATCCCTCTCAAACAGGTTATGCACTTAGCAATTTATCCTGCTTTCTTTAGTACTATTTTTGCATTCATAAGTGCGCAGCAGTCATGGAAGTTAGGCGTTATAGTAATCATGAAGGCGGTGGGATCAGCCTTTACGATGCTTTTATTAATTACAACCACGCCTTATATAGATATATTCGCATTCTTATCTTTATTTATGTCGAGCTTATTGGTGGACATCTTTATGTTTACTTATCGCTCTTTTTTCATATTGATTCATAAGATCCAAAATTCAATGAAAAGCATAAGACTAAGGGGTGGCTATAGACCCTTTAATCTATGGATGAACCTTAAAAGTGCTGCAGGTATCTTAGGGGTTTTGGTCATTCATTCCTTTGAAATGAGTGAAAGAATGTATAAAATATATGCTCTTCGAGGATATAAAGGAGGAATTCCTTTGAATACGGAGATATTTCCTCTAAAAGCTATTGATGTTGGTATTATTATTTTTGGTATAGTCATTTTAGTTGGGACGGTGATTCCATGGAAAATATAA
- the hcp gene encoding hydroxylamine reductase: MSMFCYQCQETAKGTGCQIKGVCGKNEEVAKLQDLLIYTLKGISEIVVKGKLDVQSLGDINHEVLKSLFITITNANFDEEAIENQITKMMKIRDGLKNKISGMTFSEASNFQVFSRAEMLKKASEAGVLSMKDEDIRSLRELITYGIKGMAAYTHHALNLEKENLEIYKFIYEGLAATINDDLKVNDLVTLTLKTGELGVTAMALLDEANTSKYGNPEVTQVNIGVRNNPGILISGHDLTDLEQLLEQTKGTGVDVYTHSEMLPAHYYPAFKKYDHFVGNYGNAWWKQVGEFESFNGPILFTTNCIVPPKSEEVRNRIFTSGAAGYPGCTHIEKDSNGKKDFGPIIEMAKNLKAPTEIETGSIVGGFAHAQVMTLADKVVDAVKPGAIKKFFVMAGCDGRMKSREYYTAFAEKLRKNTVILTAGCAKYRYNKLPLGDIGGIPRVLDAGQCNDSYSLAVIALKLKEVFGLDDINQLPVAYNIAWYEQKAVIVLLALLHLGVKNIHLGPTLPAFLSPNVAKVLVDTFGIAGIDTVDSDVEMFMAQ, from the coding sequence ATGAGTATGTTTTGTTATCAATGTCAAGAAACAGCTAAGGGGACAGGCTGTCAGATTAAAGGGGTTTGCGGTAAAAATGAAGAAGTGGCAAAGCTACAGGATTTGTTAATTTATACTTTGAAAGGAATTTCTGAAATCGTTGTAAAAGGTAAATTAGATGTCCAATCTCTTGGTGATATAAACCATGAAGTGCTCAAGAGCCTTTTTATCACGATTACAAATGCCAACTTTGATGAAGAAGCGATTGAAAATCAAATCACCAAAATGATGAAAATTAGGGATGGTCTAAAAAATAAGATTTCTGGAATGACTTTTAGCGAAGCTAGCAATTTTCAAGTTTTTTCTAGAGCGGAAATGCTTAAAAAAGCTTCAGAAGCAGGGGTTTTGTCAATGAAGGATGAAGACATTCGATCTCTAAGAGAACTTATCACCTATGGGATTAAGGGAATGGCAGCTTATACGCATCATGCTTTAAATCTTGAGAAAGAAAATTTAGAAATCTACAAATTTATATATGAAGGACTGGCAGCGACAATAAATGATGATTTAAAAGTCAATGATTTAGTTACATTAACCTTAAAGACAGGAGAACTTGGCGTTACTGCTATGGCACTTTTGGATGAAGCCAACACTTCAAAATATGGAAATCCAGAAGTAACTCAGGTCAATATCGGCGTAAGAAACAATCCAGGAATTCTTATATCAGGCCATGACTTGACGGATTTAGAACAGTTGTTAGAACAAACAAAGGGGACAGGCGTAGACGTTTATACCCACAGTGAAATGCTGCCAGCTCATTACTATCCAGCCTTTAAAAAATATGATCACTTTGTAGGAAACTATGGTAATGCATGGTGGAAGCAAGTAGGAGAATTTGAGTCATTCAATGGACCCATTCTTTTTACCACTAACTGTATCGTACCTCCTAAAAGTGAAGAAGTAAGAAACAGGATATTTACATCAGGTGCTGCAGGCTATCCGGGATGTACCCACATTGAAAAAGACAGCAACGGTAAGAAGGATTTTGGGCCAATTATAGAAATGGCTAAAAATCTTAAGGCTCCAACTGAAATCGAAACCGGCAGTATTGTTGGGGGATTTGCTCATGCACAAGTTATGACCCTTGCAGATAAAGTTGTGGATGCTGTTAAACCAGGTGCTATTAAAAAGTTCTTTGTCATGGCTGGTTGTGATGGAAGAATGAAATCAAGAGAATACTATACAGCGTTTGCCGAAAAGCTTCGAAAAAATACTGTAATCTTAACGGCAGGATGTGCTAAGTACAGATATAATAAACTTCCATTAGGAGATATAGGCGGGATTCCAAGGGTGCTTGATGCTGGACAGTGTAACGATTCTTATTCATTAGCAGTTATTGCCCTTAAGCTAAAAGAAGTTTTTGGTCTTGATGATATAAACCAGCTGCCAGTTGCTTACAATATTGCTTGGTATGAGCAGAAGGCAGTGATTGTACTTTTAGCTCTACTGCATCTAGGTGTTAAGAATATTCACCTTGGACCAACATTACCAGCATTCTTATCTCCAAATGTTGCAAAAGTCTTAGTAGATACCTTTGGCATTGCAGGAATAGATACTGTAGACTCTGATGTAGAGATGTTCATGGCTCAATAA